One genomic window of Centroberyx gerrardi isolate f3 chromosome 15, fCenGer3.hap1.cur.20231027, whole genome shotgun sequence includes the following:
- the LOC139912685 gene encoding cation channel sperm-associated protein 3-like: MEQNKGAATGTSRRKAAFVTEEGGGQMAQSSDRDTDGRATAKTELHFNNYIASITESLLFTGLILLTIILDTVCFLLETDYRLKLKFYSFFVIVDDILTTVYSMELLMKVYVEPVQYWKNGSNVFDAVVLLGSFPTMFSSTGVFSADGSLGFIRTCRCVRLLKFVSFFPGVQFWMENLFSTITKVSRFMGQMFVFMFIIALTGCYCFGEPETGNPERWGNLASALLTVFNLVTLEGWPETQEALDDLGIRWSRIFTIAVIIIGHFCLFSMFTAVVCQEAFCKEEQRVNSLKTEQEKSLALKPRAITQRQKEETRQPMQTCRGNDSFEKLVKHFKKSALYRGKMVTSDPCTSLASADLYRATQNRQDVTVNKLNRLNGKMAMVLRELVEEGLLQERR, encoded by the coding sequence atggaacaaaacaaaGGAGCAGCCACAGGGACGAGCAGACGAAAAGCTGCATTTGTgactgaggagggaggaggccaGATGGCACAATCTTCTGACCGGGACACTGATGGGAGAGCAACAGCAAAGACTGAACTCCACTTCAACAACTACATCGCCAGTATAACTGAGTCTTTGCTGTTCACTGGCCTGATTTTGCTGACCATCATCCTGGATACTGTGTGTTTCCTCTTGGAAACAGATTATCGTTTGAAACTGAAATTTTATAGCTTCTTCGTGATTGTAGACGACATTTTAACCACAGTATACTCCATGGAGCTCCTCATGAAGGTGTACGTCGAACCCGTACAGTACTGGAAGAACGGGTCCAATGTCTTCGACGCTGTCGTCCTGCTTGGGTCCTTCCCGACCATGTTTTCCAGCACAGGAGTGTTCAGCGCTGATGGGTCCCTTGGTTTTATTCGGACATGTCGCTGCGTACGCCTGCTGAAGTTCGTCTCCTTCTTCCCAGGCGTCCAGTTCTGGATGGAAAATCTGTTCAGCACCATAACGAAAGTGAGCCGTTTCATGGGCCaaatgtttgtgttcatgttcaTCATCGCCCTGACTGGATGTTACTGTTTTGGAGAGCCCGAGACCGGAAATCCTGAGCGATGGGGAAACCTAGCCTCTGCCCTCCTGACGGTTTTCAACTTGGTGACCTTAGAAGGCTGGCCAGAGACGCAGGAAGCCCTGGACGACCTGGGAATACGCTGGAGCCGAATTTTCACCATAGCCGTTATCATTATTGGCCACTTCTGCTTGTTCAGTATGTTTACGGCTGTGGTCTGCCAAGAGGCTTTTTGTAAAGAAGAACAACGTGTGAACAGTTTGAAAACGGAGCAGGAGAAATCACTGGCCCTGAAGCCACGAGCCATCACCCAGAGGCAGAAGGAAGAAACCAGACAGCCCATGCAAACCTGCAGGGGGaatgacagttttgaaaagctGGTGAAGCACTTTAAGAAGTCTGCTCTCTACAGAGGCAAAATGGTGACGAGCGACCCGTGCACTAGCTTGGCCTCTGCAGATCTCTACCGCGCCACCCAAAACCGTCAGGACGTCACAGTGAACAAGCTCAACCGGCTTAACGGTAAAATGGCGATGGTGCTGCGTGAGCTGGTGGAAGAGGGTCTGCTGCAAGAAAGGAGATAA